One genomic region from Desulfurispira natronophila encodes:
- the atpB gene encoding F0F1 ATP synthase subunit A yields MKDVYLFFHSNSFPDFLSPDVVYTWVVMIIVLGLAKLATSNMSEVPRGAQNVFETIVDFLQGAVTNSMGERGNYFLPLIAGFGFFIFTSNLIGLIPGFHSPTSNLNTTASLAILVFCLTHYYGVKTQGAWNYAKHFAGPIPAMAPLMVPIEIIGHLTRPVSLSLRLFGNIKGKDIVMIVLLMLVPYFVPMLVMGLGLLVAIIQTVVFCLLAMIYIGSAMEDAH; encoded by the coding sequence ATGAAAGATGTCTATCTGTTCTTTCACAGTAACTCGTTCCCAGACTTTCTCAGCCCTGATGTGGTCTATACCTGGGTCGTAATGATCATTGTCCTTGGCCTAGCCAAACTCGCTACTTCAAATATGAGCGAAGTACCCAGAGGCGCACAGAATGTCTTTGAAACTATAGTTGATTTTCTGCAAGGCGCTGTAACCAACTCCATGGGTGAGCGCGGTAATTACTTCCTGCCACTTATTGCCGGTTTTGGTTTTTTTATTTTTACCTCAAATCTCATTGGTCTCATCCCAGGCTTTCACTCACCAACATCTAATCTCAACACAACTGCATCTCTTGCCATACTCGTTTTTTGCCTCACCCACTATTATGGTGTAAAAACACAAGGCGCCTGGAACTACGCAAAGCATTTTGCTGGACCGATACCTGCTATGGCACCACTGATGGTCCCCATTGAAATTATTGGTCACCTAACCCGCCCAGTCAGCCTCAGCTTGCGTTTATTTGGTAACATCAAAGGCAAAGACATAGTAATGATTGTTCTGCTGATGTTGGTGCCATACTTTGTACCTATGCTAGTGATGGGATTAGGGCTCCTTGTAGCTATCATTCAAACCGTGGTATTTTGCCTCTTGGCAATGATTTACATAGGCAGTGCCATGGAAGACGCTCATTAA
- a CDS encoding redox-sensing transcriptional repressor Rex, with protein sequence MKIPEATIRRLSTYIRVLATLEKKSIEVVSSGELSNLCGFNSAQIRKDLAYFGEMGVRGVGYYVSDLKREIEHILGLDRKWNVVLFGVGNLGHALISYNGFRRSGFYIRTAYDIDPNKLSNLPAEIDTTSDSNELKEIINDHGIRIGIIAVPPESAQSAANMLISAGITGILNFTPLRLKVPDTVRVKYVDFTIEFETLAFYLSKN encoded by the coding sequence ATGAAAATACCCGAAGCGACAATACGACGACTATCGACTTATATTCGGGTCTTAGCGACTCTGGAAAAAAAGTCAATTGAAGTTGTTTCCAGCGGGGAACTATCAAATCTCTGTGGCTTCAACTCTGCTCAGATACGTAAAGACTTGGCTTACTTTGGGGAAATGGGGGTTCGAGGCGTCGGATACTATGTCTCCGACCTAAAGCGTGAAATTGAACACATACTTGGACTTGACAGGAAATGGAACGTCGTTTTGTTTGGCGTCGGGAACTTGGGACACGCCCTTATTTCCTACAACGGATTTCGCAGATCAGGCTTTTATATACGCACTGCCTATGACATTGACCCAAACAAGTTGAGCAACCTCCCAGCTGAAATAGATACTACCAGCGACTCCAACGAGTTAAAAGAAATTATAAATGACCACGGCATTCGCATTGGCATCATTGCCGTGCCACCAGAGTCAGCACAATCAGCAGCTAACATGCTTATATCTGCAGGCATTACTGGAATCCTGAACTTCACCCCATTGCGCCTAAAGGTTCCAGATACCGTGCGAGTTAAGTATGTAGACTTTACTATTGAATTCGAAACTCTAGCCTTTTATCTTTCAAAGAATTGA
- a CDS encoding nitronate monooxygenase, which translates to MQIPQLKIGKHQPRYPIIQGGMSVLVSNPSLATAVSNAGGIGTLGGTGVSPDEIYRMVSEARKLTDKPLAINIMVAANNFLELVKASIRGGIDIIVAGAGISKQLFQVCKEADVEVIPIVSSLRIGKFVEKMGASAIVVESVEAGGHLGTDKTLDEIFSEIKQGMKIPVIAAGGLVDGNDIGRMLMQGADGVQLATRFVLSDECDVHDNYKKVYLDAKAEDITTIMSPVGYPGRAITTPFVERFAKEGKIPVPSCNQCLKSCSHTFCILDALLKARDGNINEGLFFSGQNVHRIDEILPVSSIMEKLVKETQEFLATQDQHQ; encoded by the coding sequence TTGCAGATCCCTCAACTCAAAATTGGAAAGCACCAACCTCGTTACCCCATAATTCAGGGTGGCATGTCAGTACTTGTTTCAAACCCATCATTGGCAACTGCCGTATCAAATGCAGGCGGTATCGGCACACTCGGCGGAACCGGTGTATCACCCGATGAAATCTACCGCATGGTCAGTGAGGCACGTAAACTCACAGACAAACCATTGGCCATCAACATCATGGTTGCAGCCAACAACTTTCTTGAGCTGGTCAAAGCCTCAATTCGCGGTGGCATTGATATTATTGTGGCGGGTGCTGGCATTTCCAAGCAACTCTTTCAAGTGTGCAAAGAAGCTGATGTTGAAGTTATTCCTATCGTATCAAGCTTGCGTATAGGCAAGTTTGTAGAAAAAATGGGAGCCAGCGCCATTGTAGTTGAAAGTGTCGAAGCTGGAGGTCACCTCGGTACAGACAAGACCTTGGACGAGATTTTTTCAGAAATCAAGCAAGGGATGAAGATTCCAGTTATTGCCGCTGGTGGATTAGTAGATGGCAACGACATTGGACGCATGCTCATGCAAGGTGCCGATGGGGTCCAGTTAGCAACACGTTTCGTTTTAAGTGATGAATGTGATGTACACGATAATTACAAAAAAGTTTATTTAGACGCCAAAGCCGAAGACATCACCACAATCATGAGTCCAGTTGGCTATCCTGGTCGGGCTATAACAACTCCCTTTGTAGAACGTTTTGCAAAAGAAGGTAAAATACCTGTTCCTTCATGCAACCAGTGCCTAAAGAGTTGCAGTCACACCTTTTGCATACTTGATGCCCTGCTAAAAGCACGCGATGGGAATATAAATGAAGGATTGTTTTTCTCTGGTCAAAATGTACATCGAATTGATGAAATACTTCCAGTTTCATCAATCATGGAAAAACTCGTGAAGGAAACACAGGAGTTTTTAGCTACCCAAGATCAACACCAGTAA
- a CDS encoding ATP synthase subunit I, translating to MKMIRLPRSLEAQLELILWLTLLVTLMAATYYPAESLSISIGVIIFTLAFRQIRLRITKSVNEGSGFGALYSGFIIRYILAGLLLAVAIYTQTASAVWILSGITICVAIMVTWSLLHLVWKKKIMHNGDAE from the coding sequence ATGAAAATGATTCGACTCCCCCGAAGCCTTGAAGCCCAGCTAGAACTAATCCTCTGGCTTACGCTCCTTGTAACACTCATGGCTGCCACATACTACCCGGCTGAATCACTGAGTATAAGCATTGGCGTAATTATATTTACTCTAGCATTTCGACAGATACGATTACGGATTACAAAATCCGTAAACGAAGGGTCGGGTTTCGGAGCACTTTACTCCGGCTTTATCATACGCTATATATTAGCAGGATTACTTCTCGCTGTTGCTATTTACACACAAACAGCATCAGCGGTCTGGATACTTTCCGGTATTACCATCTGCGTAGCGATTATGGTCACATGGTCACTACTTCACTTGGTCTGGAAAAAAAAAATCATGCATAATGGAGATGCAGAATGA
- a CDS encoding hybrid sensor histidine kinase/response regulator, whose amino-acid sequence MYEHSIALDSTLPVLVCVGSKSSCFRPLLESNNFQAVEFNSESAAFDFCIQHRVDGVVVDESLSGTLCTHFVSMLRDQDYGKRIYVIMVSDKEDTDFCVEALQAGVDYIAMRPVIVAEIEASFQSAMRKRYTLCQEHENRGSIAVEDTGQPQIANIIENLAAKEEMLSAIAHHWRQPLNIVSLLAESMCMEYEHDKLTHQDFWNYVTTISEELRTLSESIDHFRRSLPAYGEDAVEFSLLGALSSTLYYLWPQAKNANISVTMRNVPHGVQMLGQAREFEQGVLVILQNRCAAVSCNLDDREIRVCATHNQGQVEIIFESASCEYHDQVLQHFFAKDEVVTLGDGAHKKITGENLTSLYYAKIILVERMKGRLRLERKQGITCITLVLPCVSKVDIDNWNSASGFELQGGLL is encoded by the coding sequence ATGTATGAACATTCAATAGCACTTGACAGTACGTTGCCTGTGCTGGTTTGTGTTGGAAGCAAATCCTCATGTTTTCGTCCTTTGCTTGAAAGCAATAACTTCCAAGCAGTTGAGTTTAATAGCGAAAGTGCAGCTTTTGATTTTTGCATACAGCACCGAGTCGACGGAGTGGTTGTGGATGAATCTCTCAGCGGCACCTTATGTACGCACTTTGTTTCAATGCTCCGTGATCAAGATTATGGAAAGCGAATCTATGTGATCATGGTGAGTGATAAAGAGGATACTGACTTTTGTGTAGAAGCGCTACAGGCAGGTGTGGACTATATAGCAATGCGCCCAGTTATTGTGGCCGAGATTGAAGCGTCATTTCAATCTGCTATGCGAAAGCGTTATACCCTTTGTCAAGAGCATGAAAATAGGGGCAGTATTGCTGTTGAAGATACTGGGCAGCCTCAAATAGCAAATATCATTGAAAACCTGGCAGCTAAGGAAGAAATGCTATCCGCAATTGCTCATCACTGGAGGCAGCCACTGAATATTGTGTCCCTGCTGGCTGAAAGCATGTGCATGGAGTACGAGCACGATAAACTTACTCATCAAGATTTTTGGAATTACGTGACTACTATTTCGGAGGAGCTGCGCACCCTTTCAGAAAGTATTGACCACTTCAGGCGATCTTTGCCGGCTTATGGAGAAGACGCGGTGGAGTTTTCCTTGCTGGGTGCTCTCTCAAGCACACTTTACTATCTCTGGCCCCAAGCTAAGAATGCAAATATTAGCGTAACTATGCGTAATGTTCCCCATGGTGTCCAAATGCTAGGCCAGGCCCGGGAGTTTGAGCAGGGAGTATTGGTGATCCTTCAGAATCGCTGTGCTGCCGTGTCCTGCAATCTTGATGATCGTGAAATCAGAGTTTGTGCTACCCATAACCAAGGGCAAGTCGAAATCATTTTCGAAAGTGCAAGTTGTGAGTACCATGACCAGGTTTTGCAGCACTTTTTTGCGAAAGATGAGGTGGTTACTTTGGGCGATGGAGCTCATAAGAAAATTACAGGAGAGAACTTAACCAGCCTCTATTATGCCAAGATAATTCTGGTGGAAAGAATGAAGGGGCGATTACGGCTAGAACGCAAACAAGGTATCACTTGTATTACGCTAGTTTTGCCGTGTGTATCAAAAGTTGATATCGATAATTGGAACTCAGCATCGGGTTTTGAATTGCAAGGAGGCTTGCTGTGA
- a CDS encoding AtpZ/AtpI family protein: MKKSGSNGSKSEFARQLANAGSIGIAFVLALGLCLFIGYWVDEWLGWHPWGKIVGLIYGVAAGLRNMWVMAKRYGGMNENDSTPPKP; this comes from the coding sequence GTGAAAAAAAGCGGATCAAACGGATCAAAAAGCGAGTTCGCCCGACAGCTGGCAAATGCGGGTTCTATAGGAATTGCATTTGTTTTGGCACTCGGACTATGCCTGTTTATTGGTTACTGGGTTGATGAGTGGCTTGGTTGGCATCCCTGGGGCAAAATAGTTGGCCTTATATACGGGGTTGCTGCTGGACTACGCAACATGTGGGTAATGGCAAAACGCTACGGCGGAATGAATGAAAATGATTCGACTCCCCCGAAGCCTTGA
- a CDS encoding radical SAM protein, with protein sequence MEQYSKAPDTSPEALLHQLQKSETSILSYTYAEPTISYEYLLDTSKLVRKAGYYTVLVSNGFLNPAPWHELLPWINAMNIDIKGNEEIYDQECAAPGAYKRVLENVRRAYQSGVHVEITTLLIPRIHDKIINQLVNDIEGISRDIVWHISAYFPQYRSSAPPTSAQRVREVAAMIRNRGFRYVYTGNI encoded by the coding sequence CTGGAACAATACAGTAAAGCACCTGACACATCACCTGAAGCTCTACTGCATCAGCTGCAAAAATCCGAAACATCAATCCTCAGTTATACCTATGCTGAACCTACCATATCGTACGAATATCTGCTGGATACATCCAAACTCGTCAGGAAGGCCGGTTATTATACCGTTCTAGTGAGCAATGGTTTCTTGAATCCTGCCCCATGGCATGAACTGCTGCCTTGGATAAATGCTATGAATATTGACATAAAAGGCAATGAGGAAATATACGATCAGGAGTGTGCTGCACCCGGCGCCTACAAGCGCGTGCTTGAAAATGTACGGCGTGCTTACCAAAGTGGCGTACATGTAGAAATCACAACGCTTCTAATACCAAGAATACATGATAAAATTATTAATCAGCTGGTTAACGACATTGAAGGAATTAGCAGAGACATAGTCTGGCACATCAGTGCCTATTTCCCTCAATATAGAAGCAGTGCACCGCCAACCAGTGCACAGCGTGTGCGTGAGGTAGCGGCTATGATTCGCAATCGTGGATTCCGCTACGTTTATACTGGTAACATATAG
- a CDS encoding ABC transporter ATP-binding protein produces MVSVFFGVLVAGTDAATAYLVKPVLDDIMIARNEQLLILLPIGIILLFIIKGICTFVQQYTVKVVGQLVVQDIRNQLYRHMLDLSLRFFQERSTGALMSRSLNDIDIMRGAIAKAAIVIIKDTLTVILLLALIFYQSWQLAILAFVVMPLTYFPVRAISRRIRKYTRFAQAKIADLSQTLQETFSGIKVIKAFGLEPQMTDHFRQTNQRYFSFTRKAIKGGSAASPTVELFTGFGIAITIWYGGTLVVQGTMTTGELFSFMAALAMLYKPIKQLLALYATLQASFGAAERVFDVLDTEPEISEPQSPVEVPLPIHEVAFQGVHFAYDSHELVLEDINLRAGRNEVVALVGMSGGGKTTLVSLLARFYDVTRGSITINGVDVRQIGRQQLSKLISFVDQETILFNQSIRYNLQCGNASASEDDIWSALRSANADVFVSNLPEGIDTVIGDRGIRLSGGQRQRICLARAIVKDAPVLILDEATSALDNESEALVQEALNNLMQNRTTFVIAHRLSTITHANQILVLDKGRIVERGTHQELLQYDGVYRRYYAMQFSQTHTEKDVVSTGDSQV; encoded by the coding sequence ATGGTGTCAGTCTTTTTCGGCGTTCTGGTGGCAGGAACCGATGCAGCGACGGCATATCTGGTGAAGCCAGTTCTTGATGATATCATGATAGCCCGTAATGAGCAGCTGCTGATTTTGCTGCCCATAGGCATAATTCTTCTCTTTATTATTAAGGGAATATGCACCTTTGTGCAGCAGTATACGGTCAAGGTTGTTGGTCAGTTAGTGGTTCAGGATATACGCAACCAGCTGTATCGCCATATGTTAGACCTCTCGCTTCGTTTTTTCCAGGAACGCTCAACTGGCGCTCTTATGAGCCGCTCATTAAACGATATTGACATTATGAGAGGAGCTATTGCCAAAGCAGCAATAGTCATTATCAAGGACACTCTCACGGTTATTCTTTTGCTTGCTCTTATCTTTTACCAAAGCTGGCAATTGGCAATTCTTGCTTTTGTAGTCATGCCCCTGACCTATTTTCCCGTTCGGGCTATCAGTCGCCGTATACGTAAGTACACTCGTTTTGCTCAAGCGAAAATAGCCGATCTTTCCCAAACATTGCAGGAGACCTTCAGTGGTATAAAGGTCATCAAGGCATTTGGCCTGGAGCCGCAAATGACCGACCACTTTCGACAGACCAATCAGCGCTACTTTAGCTTCACCCGCAAGGCTATCAAGGGAGGCTCTGCGGCATCACCTACGGTTGAGCTCTTTACCGGCTTTGGAATAGCTATAACTATCTGGTATGGGGGCACTCTGGTAGTGCAGGGCACTATGACTACCGGTGAGCTGTTTAGTTTTATGGCAGCTCTAGCTATGCTTTATAAGCCCATCAAGCAGTTACTGGCGCTTTATGCAACCCTGCAGGCTTCGTTTGGAGCAGCGGAGAGAGTTTTTGATGTCCTGGATACGGAGCCGGAAATTTCAGAGCCGCAATCTCCAGTGGAAGTTCCCTTGCCCATACACGAGGTAGCATTTCAAGGGGTGCACTTTGCCTACGACTCTCATGAGTTAGTTCTTGAAGATATTAACTTGCGCGCTGGTCGCAATGAAGTAGTAGCGCTTGTGGGGATGAGTGGTGGCGGAAAAACAACACTGGTTTCGCTTTTGGCGAGATTCTACGACGTAACCCGCGGCAGTATAACCATCAACGGTGTGGATGTTCGACAGATTGGTCGCCAGCAGTTATCGAAACTGATATCTTTTGTGGACCAGGAGACGATTCTATTCAATCAATCTATTCGCTATAATCTTCAGTGTGGAAATGCCAGTGCCAGTGAAGACGATATATGGAGTGCGTTACGGTCAGCAAATGCCGATGTTTTTGTAAGCAATCTGCCGGAAGGGATAGATACCGTTATAGGTGATCGTGGCATTCGACTTTCTGGCGGACAACGTCAACGTATTTGCCTGGCCAGGGCCATTGTCAAGGATGCGCCTGTGTTGATACTGGATGAGGCGACATCAGCTCTTGATAATGAGTCAGAAGCTCTGGTGCAGGAGGCCCTGAACAACCTGATGCAGAACCGTACAACTTTTGTTATTGCGCATCGTCTCTCCACGATTACTCACGCCAACCAGATATTGGTGCTAGACAAAGGGCGCATTGTTGAGCGAGGTACGCACCAGGAACTCTTGCAGTATGATGGAGTGTATCGGCGTTATTACGCCATGCAGTTCTCGCAGACACATACAGAAAAAGATGTTGTGTCAACAGGTGACTCACAAGTGTAA
- a CDS encoding adenine phosphoribosyltransferase translates to MDFSSKVRDIIDFPKPGIVFKDITPLLQDPCAFQTAIDMIADRHVSEKIDAIVAVESRGFIIGSALAYKLGCSLVVARKAGKLPYENIGVKYMLEYGEDELQIHVDALLPGQKVLIADDLLATGGTIEATAKLVEKLGANVVEAVFLIELLGLGGRSRIADVPCFSLMQFSV, encoded by the coding sequence ATGGACTTTAGTAGTAAAGTACGAGACATCATTGATTTTCCAAAGCCAGGTATTGTTTTCAAGGATATTACCCCCTTACTTCAGGATCCCTGCGCATTTCAAACTGCCATTGATATGATTGCCGATCGACACGTTAGTGAGAAAATAGACGCTATTGTTGCCGTTGAATCCCGTGGTTTTATTATTGGTAGCGCTTTGGCATATAAGCTGGGATGCTCTTTGGTAGTTGCTCGCAAAGCCGGTAAGCTTCCTTATGAAAACATAGGAGTGAAGTATATGCTTGAGTACGGCGAAGATGAGCTGCAGATTCATGTAGATGCCCTGCTGCCCGGGCAGAAGGTATTAATCGCTGACGACCTCCTTGCTACCGGGGGCACAATTGAGGCAACAGCAAAACTAGTTGAGAAGTTAGGTGCTAACGTTGTGGAGGCAGTATTTCTTATTGAGCTACTGGGGCTTGGAGGCAGAAGCAGAATTGCAGATGTACCATGTTTCTCGCTAATGCAGTTTTCTGTGTAA
- the sppA gene encoding signal peptide peptidase SppA yields the protein MRKFFKWFFIVTSIVIVTTMVNSAMRESKKLTEPHIGVVDLEGVIYDVDFVASALDHFANEPMVKGVLVRVNSPGGVVAPSHELYSMLRTYDKPLWAYHDGLAASGALMATLGADRIGTQSTTITGSIGVMIKAMNARELYEKIGIEEVTIKSGRFKDLLSSADDEESEERAILEELIGDSHEVFVQAILDSRPIDPQVLEGIADGRVFSGMRAVKYGLADEVSSGHEYRAKFARSQNVPESNILVYERSRGELLRQLLSQVRIALDGSAALMYIMD from the coding sequence ATGCGCAAGTTTTTTAAGTGGTTTTTTATCGTTACATCTATAGTTATTGTTACCACAATGGTGAACAGTGCCATGCGTGAGAGCAAAAAACTTACTGAGCCGCATATTGGGGTGGTTGACCTTGAAGGGGTTATCTACGATGTAGACTTTGTAGCCAGTGCTTTGGATCACTTTGCCAATGAGCCTATGGTGAAGGGTGTACTTGTGCGAGTTAATTCTCCTGGAGGAGTAGTAGCGCCCTCTCATGAACTTTACTCAATGCTGCGCACATACGATAAGCCACTTTGGGCTTATCACGACGGCCTGGCAGCTAGTGGGGCTTTAATGGCAACACTGGGAGCGGATCGAATCGGAACCCAGAGCACAACTATCACCGGAAGTATTGGTGTTATGATCAAAGCAATGAATGCGAGAGAGCTCTATGAAAAAATTGGCATAGAAGAAGTAACAATAAAGAGCGGACGCTTCAAGGATCTTCTGAGCTCAGCTGACGATGAAGAGAGTGAAGAGCGCGCCATACTTGAGGAATTGATCGGTGATAGTCATGAGGTATTTGTACAGGCTATTTTAGATTCGAGGCCAATCGACCCACAGGTTCTTGAAGGTATAGCTGATGGCCGTGTATTTAGCGGCATGCGTGCAGTAAAGTATGGATTGGCTGACGAAGTATCATCTGGCCATGAGTATCGAGCTAAGTTCGCTCGCTCCCAAAATGTACCTGAATCAAATATCCTGGTCTATGAACGCAGCCGTGGTGAACTTTTACGCCAGCTACTCTCCCAGGTACGCATTGCTCTGGATGGCTCGGCAGCTCTTATGTACATCATGGACTAG
- the atpE gene encoding ATP synthase F0 subunit C translates to MFKKILLTTAFVALASTAALAGEGAAGSAMVLTAIMIGAGIGMGLGALGTGIGMGSAIQGATEGIARNPNASGKIMTAMIIGLAMIESLAIYTLVIALILLFANPFEAAFLIG, encoded by the coding sequence ATGTTCAAGAAGATTTTACTAACTACTGCTTTTGTTGCACTCGCTTCTACAGCAGCACTTGCTGGTGAAGGCGCAGCAGGAAGTGCCATGGTACTTACGGCAATCATGATTGGTGCTGGTATTGGCATGGGTCTTGGTGCTCTGGGTACTGGTATTGGTATGGGTAGTGCCATCCAGGGTGCAACAGAGGGCATCGCTCGCAACCCGAATGCCTCAGGCAAAATAATGACCGCTATGATCATCGGTCTGGCCATGATTGAGTCACTGGCCATTTACACGCTGGTTATTGCTCTTATTCTGCTCTTTGCTAACCCCTTTGAAGCAGCATTCCTAATCGGATAA
- the radA gene encoding DNA repair protein RadA: protein MAKAKSAFQCQECGTTLPRWSGKCPECQQWGTISEERVPLVTASSGKKAIHQPLVKQRLNEIDSSMEQQRIPTEMKEFNRVMGGGIVPGSMILLGGDPGIGKSTLTMQIAGDISCSRLSVLYISGEESPQQLKMRSQRLGVEGYNITVCTSTSLEEVLALQSQLEPDLLIVDSIQTLASNDIESAPGTVSQIRHATAMLMNIAKLHNMAVILVGHVTKEGVLAGPRALEHLVDVVLYFEGDRFQNFRILRGVKNRFGSTNEVGVFEMGAQGLMEVANPSEMLLAEKPSDSSGSVATATIEGSRPLIVEIQSLVSSSYFGNPVRSTIGIERSRVGMVLAVLEKRLGINISNNDIYTNIIGGLKISETSADLAVAASLVSSFRNQPIPADTLLFGEIGLTGEIRSVSQPDVRLQEARKLGFHHFIIPWHSAKKIPPSNDKGVVGVSSVEQMIDHLLR, encoded by the coding sequence TTGGCCAAAGCTAAATCAGCGTTTCAATGCCAGGAGTGCGGAACCACTTTACCCCGCTGGAGTGGCAAGTGCCCTGAGTGTCAGCAATGGGGAACGATCAGCGAAGAACGGGTTCCACTTGTCACAGCCTCCAGCGGCAAAAAAGCTATTCATCAACCATTAGTCAAACAGCGTCTGAATGAAATTGACAGCAGCATGGAGCAGCAGCGCATACCCACAGAAATGAAAGAATTTAACCGGGTAATGGGCGGGGGCATTGTTCCTGGCAGCATGATTCTTCTTGGTGGCGATCCTGGCATAGGCAAGTCAACTTTAACTATGCAAATTGCCGGCGACATTTCGTGCTCCAGGCTCTCCGTGCTTTATATATCCGGCGAGGAATCTCCCCAGCAGTTAAAAATGCGCTCTCAACGTCTTGGAGTCGAGGGCTACAATATTACTGTATGCACCTCTACTTCTCTGGAGGAAGTATTGGCACTGCAGTCTCAACTTGAACCAGATTTGCTGATTGTCGACTCTATCCAGACGCTAGCCAGCAATGATATTGAGTCGGCTCCCGGAACGGTATCCCAGATTCGGCACGCAACGGCTATGCTGATGAATATTGCCAAGTTGCACAATATGGCGGTGATTCTGGTTGGACATGTTACCAAGGAAGGTGTGCTGGCTGGGCCCCGTGCGCTAGAGCACTTGGTGGATGTGGTCCTTTACTTTGAAGGCGACCGTTTTCAGAACTTCCGCATTCTCCGTGGTGTGAAAAATCGCTTTGGGTCGACGAATGAGGTTGGTGTATTTGAAATGGGAGCCCAGGGACTTATGGAGGTAGCCAACCCCAGTGAAATGCTGCTGGCAGAAAAACCGTCCGACTCCAGCGGATCCGTTGCTACTGCTACGATTGAGGGTAGCCGGCCGCTTATTGTTGAAATTCAATCGCTAGTCAGCAGTTCATACTTTGGCAACCCGGTCCGCAGCACCATTGGCATAGAGCGATCCCGGGTGGGAATGGTGTTGGCCGTGCTGGAAAAGCGCCTGGGAATAAACATCAGCAACAATGACATCTACACGAACATAATTGGTGGCTTGAAAATCAGTGAAACCTCAGCAGACCTCGCAGTGGCTGCGTCACTGGTAAGCAGTTTCCGCAATCAGCCGATACCGGCAGACACTCTACTATTTGGTGAAATAGGCCTTACGGGAGAAATTCGCAGTGTCAGTCAGCCAGATGTGCGCTTGCAGGAGGCTCGAAAGCTTGGCTTTCACCACTTTATTATCCCTTGGCACAGTGCAAAAAAAATCCCCCCGTCAAATGACAAGGGGGTCGTGGGTGTGAGCAGCGTAGAACAGATGATCGATCACCTTTTACGATAA